The DNA segment CGGTACTGACGTCTTTCAGACCGCAGGTTGCCGGGTCGACGTCGTACTTGCCGGCGTTAGCCTCGCTCGCCTCCCAGAACTTCTTCGAGTAGTTCTGCTTCAGCTTGTCCGGGTCGACCGGCACGACCTTGTACCAGTACTCCCCGTTTTTGACGCGATTCAGGATCGGTTCCGGCAACAGGTCCTTGGCCTGCTGCCAGTTGTTCTGGTCGAGAATCCATGACTGCCCCGGCGCATCGTCAGCCTGGACCGGCCCCGCGAGCAAGAGGAGCAGGCACCCCGCCGCAGGGACGTAACGCCCGATCGATCCGAGTTTCTTGAACCACATACCTATTTCCTCCAATCCGGAATGATAATCTCTCACGCAGCCGATCAGCCGCGCCTCCGCCGGCGCGCGCGACCCTGCACGTTTCAACTCGCCGCTGCGGCCTGCTCCTGCAGTAAGACGGCGCGACGCGCCAATCTCTTCGCAAAAAAACCGGGCTTGAGAACTTTTATGAACGACGGCACGACAACCAGGCCACCGAAGGTGTTGAAACCCATTAGCAACGCCAGCAGCATGCCCATCTCGGCCTGAAATTTGAGGTCCGAAAACCACCAGAAAGCGGTACCGGCAATCATCGTGCTGGCCGTGAAGATAATGGCCTTACCGGTCGTCGCCGTGGCGTAGTCGACCGCCTCGTCCAGCTTTCCAATCTCGTCAAACGTATCGACCATGCGGCTGAAATGGTAGATGCCGTAGTCGACGCCGACGCCCGCGCCCGCCGCCGCAATGGGCAGCGAGTTCACGTTGAGATCGATGTGCATCCACACCATGAGCGCTTCCGCGGCGAGCTGCGACAGGACCACAGGAATCAGCAGGATCAGAGAAATGTACCAGGACCCATATGTCAGATACAGGCAAACGTAGACAATAAAAAAAATCAGCCCGAGGCTGACCCAGTAGGAACCGTCCACCTCTTCGTTGACCGCCGCCAGAATCCCAAAGAGCCCACCCGCAAACCGGAACTGGACGTCGTCACCGGTGTACTTGTCCGCAAAGGCCTTTGCCCACGCAATCGATTTCATGATCGTCTCGTGGGAGTACTCGCGAAACAGCGTGATGATCGAACCGTACCGCCCGCTGGCGTCCATGAACAGGCTCAGGGACGTAACGGTGGCGTTCTGCTGGAACTGGTAAATGATCTGGGCGATCTCCTTCGGACTGACCGGCACCAGCCCCCACTTCGGATCGCCCTCGTGCTGGAGCCGAAGGAGCTGCTTCACGATGTCGACTATGGTGATCGAGCCGCTGGCTCCGGGGGCCTGTAGCATGTGATCGGCCAGCTCTTCCATGACGGTCAACGACGCGTTGTCCTTCACGCCGTCGGGCCGCATGCTGTCGGCTATGACGATCAACTGGCTGCCGCCGAGAAACTTCTCGTTCAGGACGTGATGGGCGACGTTGTACGGGTGATCCGCAAACAGCAACGCCGCCCCCGGGGTCATGTCGCCCACCTTCAGCGTCCAGCCCCAAATGGGCAGCAACAGGTACATGGCGACCGTGGCCGCAATCACTACGTAGCGCCGGTAGCCTTCGCTGGCATCGATCACCAATTGCGTAAATACGCGGTATATGCGCTCGGAGAACGCCAGCCAGTACCAGGCGAACACGGGCGCCCACCCCAGAAAGGCAAGTATGCCGTTCACCCCGAACTGCCGGTGCACAACGACCGCTACGACGGTCGCCAGCGCGAGGATGGCCGTCCCCGGCCAGATCCCCATCGGCTCCTTGATCTTGGCGACGTGCTCCTCCAGCGGCGGCGGCGGGCTAATGTACGACAGAATGATCGGATGCAGGGTGACCACGCTGATGAAGATCGAAACAACCCAGAAGCTGGCGAATATCGCTACCTTCTGAATCAGCGGAATCGGCGCCACCGCGACGATGAGCAGACCGATGCCATCCGTCACGATCGACGCGATTGCCGGCGCAAACAGGTGGGAGTACGACACCACGATCGCCTGGTCCTTGTCCTTCAGCCGATAGTATTCCTCGTGGTAACGGTCCATCGACTGCACCGAGTGGCTCAAGGCGCGGGCGGTCAGAAAGATGGGAATCACCAGTACCAGCGGATCGAGGTTGAAGCCCAGCCACGCCGCAATACCCAAACCCCAGAAACTCGAAAGAATACCGGAAAATATCGGCACCCAGATGCCAGTCCACGTGCGAAAATAGCCGTAAAGCAAGAAAGACAGCGACAGCAGAGTCAGCCCGAAGACGTAGTAGAGCTGGTCCGAGTACTGCAGCACCGAGGTATAAAGCCACGGATACCCGGTAATGTAGATGTTGTGGTTCTCGTCCGTCTCCGCCTTGCGGAGCTCCTCCATACGATCGTGGAGTTCGCGGAAGTCGAGCGCCTCCTCCCAGAACCCGGCATTTACCACCGCGGCGGTGTCGTCCGTCGCCACGTACACCCCTCGAATGTTCGGGTTGGCATACACCGCAAAGCGCACCCGGTCGGCCTCCTCCTGCGTCTTCGGGACGCCCGGATAGAAGACCGGTCTGACCTGCACGGCGCCCTGCGTAACCGTGGCGCTGTTCACCGCCGGGTGGGCGATGGAAAGGATCTGGTAGGGCACGACGCCCTTGGTGTTGATCAGGTACTTGGTGATCCGATCCAGCTTCTGCAACGTCGCCGGGTTATAGATGTCGCCTTTCTTCACCTCGACGATCACGTTCATGATGTTCGCGGTGCCGAACATCTTGCGGAACTCGTTGTAGAACTTGATGTACTGGTGCTGGCGGGGATAGAAATCGAAGAAGCTGATGTTGAGGCGGAGGTCCTTCAGCCCGAAAGCGAAGAACAGTGTCAACACGGCGACCGCAATCGTTACCGACCCCTTGAACCGGAGCAGGAAACGCAGGTACGCCTCAATCCATCGTTGCGGGATCATGAGCGATCAAGCCTCCTGGTGCGCACGGACCGCGGCGCGAGCTAATACGTCTTCTTGAGCGCGGTGAAAGACTCGCGGTCCAACGTCACCACCAACCCGCGGGCGCCGACGATGTACCCGCGCCCGTCCCCCAGCAGACTTATCCCCCGAAACCACCCGCTGCGATACTTGGGAGCCATGTCCATCAACTGCCACGTCGTACCCCCGTCCCGGGAGCCGTAAAGTAACCCGCTGTTGCCAAGCGCCCAGCCGTATTGTCCCCGGACGTCCACATCGTATAGCGCCAGACTGAACCCGTATGGCGCGTCGAGTTTTTGCTTGGCCCACGTCATACCGCCGTCGGTAGTCGCAATCAAGGTTCCTTCGAGCCCAACCGCCCAGCCTCGCTGCGCATCCACGAAGTGGACGCCGAACAGGCTGCTCTCGGTCGGGCTGGTCTGCGGATGGAAGGTCTGTCCGCCGTCAGTCGAGTTCAGAATCACGCCGAACTCGCCGACGAGCCAGACATGATCGGGGTCGGGAAACGAAACCCCGTAAACGACGACGTCACCCGGCCTGACCAGCTCGGCGACGTCCTCGGGCAACTTCGTATCGGTTGGTAACGCCACCGTCGTCCAGGTCTTGCCCCCGTCGTCGGTGCGCACGATGGTCCCGAAATCCCCCACCGCCACCCCGCGCTGCGCGTTCGCAAAGGACATATCGAGGAGCTGTCGGGTGGTGCCGCTGTTCTGCATCGCCCACGTGTTGCCGCCGTCGGTGGAGGTGGCGATCTCCCCGGCCTGACCCGCGATGAACAACTGCGAGCGGTCCGGACAGGCAATGGCGACGAACGGCTTTGTGGTACCGGCCGACTGCAGGGTCCAGGTTTGCGCCGCGTCCCTGGTGTGGAAGATGCGTCCCAAATCGCCGACGGCCCAACCTTCCTTGTCGTCGACGAAACACGTCGCATACAGGTTCTGCCGCAACTGCTCGGAAGTCCACTCCCTCAACGCTGCATCGGCGTGCCACACCAACCCCGCCATCAGCACCACCACCGTCCCCAGCGCTACTCGAAGCCGGTGCGCGGTTCCGGCGCGCATGGCGGTTCCCAGATTACGCATACGAAATCCCGAAAATCCTTTCTGTATTCCAGTCAGGTCGTCGAACCAGAACCCGTCCGCATCGTGCACCGTCATTCCGGAAAGCGCCGGAACCCGGCCCTGTCCAGCCGTCCGGAGCCCGCGCGCTCCCGCCGAAGCGACGGAAGCACCTCTGCGTCGACAGCCTCCTAACGCCCCATCCGACCGCACCGCCAGCGCGTAGCCCCTCTCAGATCACGTACTCTATCCTGAACTGGATGTTGTCCCGATCGCTCAACAAACTCACGCCGCTACCACCCTTCAGGGTATGCGCGCTGAGAATACTGTAGTCCATCACGAAACGGAATGGGTCGTGCACTATCCCTATCGACGGCTGGAACACGTACGCCCCGCCCCAGTCGTAGAAGAAGAGAAAACCCGGGTTGACCTTGCCGCTGAAGTACGCCGTGCCGATGAACAGCGTGTGCAGGAACGAGTCGGTCGGTTGATGTACGAAATCCGGGTCGTTGGCCCCAAAAGTGCGCAGATCGGGGCGATCGATGATCGAGTCGGCAGCAAGTACCGGGAGCACCTCGCCCTGGAGCGGGATGCGGCCCGGCAGCTTCGTGCGCGGCAGGGGATCGAAGAGGTGCTTCCAGAAGAACTGCGTCGAGATGAAGAACGTTTGGTTCGGGTTCAGGAACCGGATGTACTGGTTGATGTCCAGGCCGAGGACGTAGTTGAAGGACTTGCCGGTGCGGCGGCCACCCGTGGGGTTGACGCCGGCACCGAAGACCCGAGCACGATCCGCGAAGCACTTCCGGAACGGACGGCAGTCTTCCACGTTCTGCCCGTTCGCGCCGCCGCCGCACTGGGCACCGCCGCACTGCGCATTCGACGTGCAGGCCTGGCCGGTGTACGGCCCACCCTGACAGGTACGGAAGTAGAACCCGTACATGAACGGGTCCAGCCCGAACTGCGAAAAGCGCGGCTCATTATTGAAATACGCCGCCTCACTGCGGACGATCGTGTAGAGCGACGGCAGTGCGAAGGTCGTCGACGCACCGGTGATACTCACCATCGGAGCAGTCGTGAACGCTTGCGCCGAGAAGCCGCCGGGGAATGCCGAGGCCGGGCTTAGCGGATTGTTCACGTCCCGCAACGGATACCCCGGCTTCACCTGCGACTGCACTCCCGGCGTGTCGAAGAAGGTGAAGTACTGCGCCAGACTGAAGGTCGCGTCGGACAGGTTGAACACGAAACGACCGCCACCGCGCATGTTGTTGAACGTCTGCGCCGGGGCAATGTTAAACGTCTGTGTCGTCGCGCTCGGGGCGGCGTTGGGCAGGGTCCACGGCGAACCGGCCGGCGTGCCCGGCACGAAGGCCACCTTATTGTCGATCGCCGCGTAGCCCTCCAGAAAGGCCTCGGAGAACGGCCCGATATTGCCGATGGCATATTGCGCCCGCAGCATATCGAGCGGCACCCGACGCTCGTCCAGCGAGATCAGGAAGCCGCCGAAACTGGAGTCGATCGGGTTAATGTTGTCGAGAAGCCGGAAGCCGTCGGTCTCACCCCACGACAGGATCTGCCGACCGAAGCGCACGAACAGCGGGCCCGCCGTGCCTTCGACAAACCACTGAAAGAGACGGTTGCGCTGCGAGGCCAGACTGCGTAGCCGCTGCCGGCCCTTGGCCACGTTCACCACGCTTCCCGTCGCGGCGTTGCGCAGGCCGATGCGCTTATCGATCGCGTAGTCCCAGCTATCGGCCGTGCTGTACTCTTTCGGACCCCAGTCGTACAGGCTGTCCCATTCGCCCCGGTACGTTAGCCGATACTTGAGACCGGAAATCTTGAACGGCAGCAGGTTTATCAACGTCAGCGGCCCGACACCCTTCTTGACGAGGCTATTCAACTCGTGGTCGAGCTCCGCCTCGACGAAGTACCGGTTCTGCCTCAGATGCCCGGCAGCGGACGGCGGGAACGTCCAGTTGCGCCAGGCCAGCGTCCTGGCGCCGTTGATGATCTGGTAGAAGGCGGTCTGCTGGGTTGCCTCCGTACCGATACGGGCGTTGCCGTAAGCCCGCACTCCCAGCTTGATCTCGCCTTCCTTATCTATTGGTACCGCACCGCCCGGCCCCACCCAGACCACGAGCGAGGCCAACGCAATGCTCACGGCCCCCCAAACCCCAAGCCTCGATCGTCCCATCACGACCCTCCTCTATCGTTCCGCAGCCCCCCCTCCGGGTGACTATCCGCCGAATTACGCTCGCGTTCCCTATGTCAGCCCATCCGCCGTTGTCAAGTCAATTCTGCCATCCCCCCCAACCGGCGGGATTCGCCTCGCTAATCCGCGCACGCCTCGACACCCTGTGGTACCCTGCAGATGCGCAGCAGCGGCCTACTTTGCCGCCGCTCCGAAACGTGAAGGAGGGTATCAATCATGCGTGATCGCGCGCTGATCATGGGTATCTGCGGTCTACTGGCAACCATCGCCATATCCGCCGACGGCCAGATCATGTGTCCGATGGGCGCAATCGAGGTCGGCGATACTCAGGATCAGGTCCTCGCGATGTGCGGCCCGCCGACCCTCGTCCAGGAGTGGGACCAGACCCGGGTTGCCGAAGCCGACCTTCCCGACGGCACCTTCGTCGAGCCCCTGATAGTCGTGCCGCAACCCGAGTGGGTGTACGATTACGGCCCGACACGCTTCGTCTTCTTCGTGCGCTTCGAAAATGGCGTCGTCAGCGGACTGCAAACCGGCAACGTCCCACCACCGCCTGCGCTGGAACGCGACATACCGGACGCGTGACACCCCAACCCGCGCGCCCCTGACTCCCCCATTTGCGCGCCGCGCCGTTGTCCTTTATTGAGGCTCGGTCCCGCGGCGCCCGGTCGACGATGCTGGTCGGACCTCGGCGGGTTTGCACAGACGGGCCGCATCCCGCGGCGTGCGGCCGCTACCCGAGGAGTACTTCTTCATGAGCCAGTTCACCCACGAGGTCCGGAACCGCATCGCCTGGGTCACCTTCGATTCGGGCGCCATGAACACGCTGTCGGTCCAGGCCATAACAGACCTGAAAGCCTCGATCGCCGAGTTAACGGCCATACATGCCAAGACGCCGCTGGCCGGCGTCATTCTCAAGGGCAACAAGTTCGGCCTCGGCGCCGGGGCTAACATCGGCGAGCTGATGGGCAGCTCCCGCGCCCAGCTCGAACAGCTCATCGACGAGGGCAACGTGCAGCTCTTCGCCATTGAAGAGGGACCGTTCCCCTGGGTCGTGCTCCTCGACGGCATCGCCCTCGGCGGCATCTACGAGCTGGCCCTCGCCTGCCACGCCATCGTCGCCACCGAGAAGTCCACGGTCGGCTTCCCGGAGATCCGTCTCAACATCTTCCCCGGCCTCGGCGGCACGCAACGGCTGCCCCGCCGCACCGGCCTCCTCAACCCCACCGACCCGGTCAATGGCGACGCCGCCTTCACCGCCATCCTGACGGGCAAGAATTTCCCTGCCCAACAGGCCGCCGCGATCAACATGATCGATGCGGTAATCCCCGCCGGCGAGGACCCCGAAGCATTCGCCGCCCGCTTCCTCACCGATACACTCCCCACCCGACAGCGACCCGTTCCAGCCGACCTCGCTCAGGGCGAAGCGCTCAAGCCGATGGTCCTGCCCATGATCCAGAAGGCGACCATGAACCGCCCCAACCCGCGTGCCCCTTACGTCGCCCTTGACGTGATCGCCCGGGGCGCCACGCTTCCCCTGCGCGACGCGATCAAGCTCGAACGCGATAACTTCATCGAGGTCGCCAGCTCGTCTGAGGGCAAGGCCGGCATGCGTTTCTTCTTCACCATGCAGAAGGTGCAGAAGCTGCCGAAGTCGTTCCAGGGCAAGGCCGGCGAGATCAAGAAGGTCGGCATCGACGGCATCGACGGCTTCATGGGCAACGCGATCGGCTGGCTGGCACTCGAAGCCGGGTACGCAGTCGTCGGCCATGTGCCGCTCGAGCAGTTCGCCAGCGCCGTCCCCGCCAAACTGAAGGCCAAGTACGGCCGCGCCCTCAAGAAGGGTAGCATGACCGAAGCCCAGGTCGACGTCCGCGTCGCCGGCGTCACTGTCGCCACGGCAATCAAAGAGCTCGCCGACTGCGACCTCGTCATCGAGGCGCGGATGGAGAACCGCGAAATCAAGGCCGAGTTCTACCGTGCCCTCGGCAAGGTCATGAAGCCCACCGCCCTCGTCGCGTCCAACTCGAGTTCCATGGGACCCGGCATGCTCGCCGCTTACTTCAAGGAAGGCGGCGGCAATCCCGCCAACTTCCTCAACCTGCACTTCTTCAGCCCGGCGGAACACCCCACCATGCAGCTCGTCGAGATCGTCCGCGGCGCGGCCACCACCGACGACGCCGTCGCCACGGCCCATACTTTCGTACGCAAGATCAACAAGACCCCCGTCCTGCTGCGCGACGGCTCGCCCGGCTTCCTCGTCAACGCGGGTCTGGCGGCATACTTCGACGCCGCCGACACTTTGTACTGCGAGGGCACTCCAATCGACGTCGTCGACGCGGCGATGCGCGAGACCGTCTTCCCCATGGGCCCCTTCGAGCTAGGCGACGCCGCCGGGCTCGACATTGCCGCCGGTATGTTCGACACCATCGCGGCCGAAACCCCACCCGTCCGTGAACCGCTGGTGTGGAAACTGCGCGCGGCCAAACGCTTCGGCCAGAAGACCAGTGCCGGCTTCTACGACTACACCGACGGCAAGAAACGGGGGGAATGGGCCGGCCTTGCCGAACTCGTGCCGAACCGCGGGAGCCGTGTGGCCGGTCGGGAAGAGATCGTCGAACGCTGTACGCGCGCTCTGTACAACAAGGCCAAGGAACTGCTCGAACGCGGCATCGTCGACTCAGCCGAGGAAGCCGACCTCGCCTTCGTGCTCGGCATCGGCTTCGCCATGTTCCTCGGTGGCCCGCTCTTCTACGGCCAGCAGCGCGGCTGGTAAACCGGCCCGGCGCCCCCCCCGCATCGCCATGAGCATGCTCCCCCCGGCTCCACCGCCGTTCGACCCTTCGGCTCCCCTACCTTCCGAGGAAGAGACGAGCGCTGGTTCTGGCATGCAGCGCGTAACCTTCGGCCGGCCCATTGCGCGGCTCCGCCCACTGGTCTTCTCCCTCGTCATCACGACCCTCTTCCTCTTCACCCCGTCGGCCCGCGCCTTCGACCTCGACGACGTGGCGGCGAAAGCCCAGCAGATGTCGACCCAACCGTTCAAGGATCCTCGCGGTGAGGTCCCGCAGTGGATGATGGACATCGACTACGACCAGTGGCGGGACATTCGCTTCCGCCCCGATCAAGCCCTGTGGCGCGACCGTCAGTCCAACTTCCAGGTACAGTTCTTTCACCCGGGCATGTACTACGACCGCACCGTACACATTAACGTCGTTACGCCCGCCGGCGTGCAGTCCCTGCCCTTCGAGACCCGGCGCTTCGACTACGGCAAGAACACCTTCGCCGCCCGGATCCCCCGGGAACTGGGTTACGCCGGGTTCCGCATCCATTACCCGATCAAGAACCCCGCCTACCATGACGAGGTGATCGTGTTTCTCGGGGCGAGCTATTTCCGTGCCCTCGGGCGGAAAGAAGTCTACGGAATCTCGGCCCGGGGTATCGCCATCGACACCCTGGCTCCGTCGGGCGAGGAGTTCCCGTACTTCCGCGAGTTCTGGCTGGTACAGCCCGAACCCGCCGCCACAGAGATGACGATTTACGCGCTGCTCGACGGTCCGAGCATCACCGGCGCCTATAGTTTCGTGCTTCGACCCGGCGAGCGTACCACCACCGCCGTCGAATCGCGGCTCTTCCTGCGCAAGAAAGTCGGCAAGCTGGGAATCGCGCCTCTCACCAGCATGTTCTTTCACGGCGAGAATACCAACCGGTACTTCGACGACTTCCGCCCCGAGGTGCACGACTCGGATGGCCTGCTCCTGCACGCCCGAGCTGGCGAATGGCTGTGGCGGCCGCTCGACAACCCGCACGGGCCGCATCTGAGCATCTTCCAGCTCCCCGATCCGCGCGGCTTCGGCCTCATCCAGCGCGACCGCAACTTCGCCAGCTACCAGGACTTCGAGGCCAACTCGGAACTTCGCCCCAGCGCCTGGGTCGAACCGCGGGGGGACTGGGGCGCGGGCGCCGTCGAACTGGTCGAGCTGCCGACGGCTTCTGACGTCCACGATAACATCGTCGCGTACTGGACTCCGGCCGTGCAGCCCAAACACCACGAGCCCTTCGGCTACGCGTACACGCTGGTGTGGTACGGCGATGACCCCGCCCTGCCTCCCGGCGGCCGCGCGGTCGCCACCCGTCGCGACGCCGGCACCGGCAAGGACACGGTGCGCTTCGTCATCGACTTCGCCGGCGGCGCGCTGGCGGACCTGCCGGCAGATCGGCCGCCACGCGGAGAAATCGCCGTCGCCGGCGGCGACACCGTGGCCATGGTACTCGACCAGCACGTGCTCAAGAACCCGCACGCCGGCGGCTGGCGCCTGAGCTTCCAGGTCGGACGTCTACAACCGAAGAAGGTCGTCGAGCTGCGCGCCTTTCTCGCCAACGACCGCGACGCCCTCACCGAGACCTGGTCCTATCCGGTATTGCCGTGAGCAGCGCACTTACGCCACCATCCGCGGCCAATGGCCGCCTCTTCCGCGTCGGGAGCGACCGCCTCGTCCAGGATTGGAAGGAAGCGCACGACCGCGCCGTCGCTTACCTCGATGCACTGGCGGTCCCCGCCGCCGATCGCGATGCGCTCGCCGACACCGCCGTCGAGCAGGCCCTGGACCGCGAACGCTGGGAGCCCGACAGCGACGCGATCTCCGAAACCATGCGCGCATTGCGCAAGCTTGTTCCCGACCGATATCCGCGGCCTGGTCCAGAGGACGCCGCCGTCCCCGACCCCTTTCTCGCCTGGCGCCTCGAGGTTGCAGCTACCGGCAGCGTCGATGCCCACGTCCCCGCCACCGGCACCTCACTTTGCGCAGCCGGTCCGGTTCCCTTTGCGTCGACCCCGCCGCTCGCTCGCGGCGCGATGGTCCCTGAACACATCGAACGGCGTATCGGGCGCCGCGTCCTCAACCGCCTGCGAGGCCGGCGCTCCGATTCGCACGACGCGCCGCGCGGGCACGCCCTGCGCGTACAACGCCGGGCTTTGCCGTGGATCGGCGCCGCCCGCAGGCGACGCTTGCTGTTTCTTTTCCTGGTCCTTATCCCGAGCGTCGTCGCCAGCGGTTTCATGGTCAACGTGCTGCCCCACCAGGGCAGCACGTGGCTCGAGGTGGTCATCGTCCATGTCTTCGGCGCCCTGTTCGGCTGGATCTCGATCGGTTTCTGGACCGCACTGCTGGGCTTCTTCCTGCTCACCGTCAGGCGCGATCGCTACGCCATCACCCGGCTCGATGCAGCCGACGCCGGCCCTTTTGCCCCCAGTGGGCGAACGGCCATCGTGATGCCGATTTGCGAAGAACCCGTCGATCGCGTCTTCGCCGGCCTCAAGGCAATCCATCGCTCGCTCGAGCGCGCCGGCGGTCTACCCCACTTCGACTTCTTCGTCCTCAGCGACAGCTACTCCCCCGACACTTACGTGAAAGAAGAGGAAGCGTGGGCCCGCTGGGGCCGCGAAGTCGGCGGCTTCGGTCATATCTTCTACCGCCGCCGGAAAGTCCGCCTGAAGCGTAAGAGCGGCAACGTCGCCGACTTCTGCCGCCGGTGGGGGCGCAAGTACCCCTACATGATCATGCTCGACGCGGACAGTGTCATGTCCGGCGAGACCCTCGTCCGGCTGGTCCGACTCATGGACAAACATCCCCAGGCCGGCATGATTCAGACGGCACCGACCGCCGTAAACCGCAATTCCCTGTTCGCCCGCATTCAACAATTTGCCACTCGCGTCTACGGCCCGATGTTCGCCGCCGGCCTGCACTACTGGCAGCTCGGCGACGGCCAGTACTGGGGACACAACACGATCATCCGCATCCAGCCGTTCATGCAGCATTGCGCGCTGCCGCGGCTACCCGGCAAACCGCCGCTCGGCGGCGAGATCCTGAGCCACGACTTCGTCGAGGCGGCCCTCATGGGACGGGCGGGCTGGACGCTCTGGCTCGCCTACGACCTCGACGGCAGTTACGAGGAGGTACCGTCGACGCTGCTCGAGGAAATGAAGCGCGACCGCCGCTGGTGCCAGGGCAACTTGCAGCACCTGCGGCTGCTATTCACCGAAGGCCTTTTCGGCGCCCACCGCGCGCTATTCATCAATGGCGTCCTGTCTTATGTCTCCGCTTTGCTGTGGTTCTTCTTCCTGACCTTGAGCACCGTGGAAGCGGTGCAGAACGCACTGGCGGAGCACGAGTACTTTCCCCACGGCGCGAGCCTGTTCCCGACCTGGCCGGTGTGGCGCCCGAACTGGGCCCTCGCCCTGCTCGCGGTCACCGGCGCCATTCTGTTCCTGCCCAAGTTTCTCAGCATCGTCCTCGTGGTTGCCCGCAACGGCAACGCCCGCTCTTACGGAGGCCTGGCCAGACTGACCCTCAGTGTCCTCTGCGAGATCGTCATCTCCAGCCTTCTGGCGCCGATCCGCATGGTGTTCCACAGCCGCTTCGTGGTGCAGAACCTCATGGGCCGCACGGTGACCTGGAAGTCGCAGGGTCGGGAGGACGCGGAGACCGGTTGGGGCGAAGCGATACGCCACCACGGCTTCGACACGCTGTTCGCAAGCGCCTGGGGTACCACTCTTTACCTGCTGAATCCGGGCTACTTCTGGTGGGTCACCCCGATTATCGGCGCCCTGATTCTGTCGGTGCCGGTATCCGTACTCGCCAGCCGGATCGGTCTGGGGGAACGGGCCCGCGCCTGGAAGCTGTTCCTCATCCCCGAAGAAAGCGACCGGCCGCGCGAACTGCGCGAGCTCGATGGCGAATACGAGGCGGCGCAGCGACGCGCCGCGACTCGGCCACCGGCCGAGAACGACGGCGTCGTCCGTGTCGCCGTCGACCCTTACACGCACGCCCTGCACCGGGGCCTGCTCGGGCGCCGGCGCTCGCTGCGCGCCTCGATCCGGGCGACGCGCGCCACGCTGCTCCGACACGCCCTCTCCGCGGGAGCGGCGGCGCTCGCTCCCCGCGAGCGTCGCGTGTTGCTCGGCGACCCCGATCTGGTCGACGACCTGCACGACAAGGTGTGGGCCGAGAGCGACCACGAACGCGTCCGCCGCTGGGGCCGCCCCGGACGGGTATGAAAGCGGCGCGCCAGTTCGCGCGGTTCATCCTCGCCGTCGGGCGCCGCTTCGAGGCGGACGACGGTCTTGTTCGCGCGGCGGCGCTCGCCTACACGTCCCTGCTCTCGCTGGTTCCGCTGCTGGCGGTGATGTTCGCCGTCCTCAAGGGCCTCGGAACGCAGCGGCGTCTCGAGCCCTTGCTCCTGTCGCGGCTGTCGCTGACGCCGGAGACCACCGCAACGATCGTCGGGTACATCGACCGCACCAATGTCGGCACGCTCGGGACACTCGGCGCCGCCGCCTTGCTGCTCACCGTGGTCGGCGTGCTCGGTACGATCGAATCGACCTTCAATCACATCTGGCGGGTGCGGCATGGCCGTTCGGTGTGGCGCAAGGTGAGCGACTACCTCTCCGTCGTCCTGCTGACGCCGTTCCTGCTGCTCGCCGCCGTGGCCGTCACCTCGTCGCTGCAGGTCCAGCAGGTGATCGAGTGGATCCGCAGCGTCGACTACTTGAGCCG comes from the Candidatus Binatia bacterium genome and includes:
- a CDS encoding MMPL family transporter → MIPQRWIEAYLRFLLRFKGSVTIAVAVLTLFFAFGLKDLRLNISFFDFYPRQHQYIKFYNEFRKMFGTANIMNVIVEVKKGDIYNPATLQKLDRITKYLINTKGVVPYQILSIAHPAVNSATVTQGAVQVRPVFYPGVPKTQEEADRVRFAVYANPNIRGVYVATDDTAAVVNAGFWEEALDFRELHDRMEELRKAETDENHNIYITGYPWLYTSVLQYSDQLYYVFGLTLLSLSFLLYGYFRTWTGIWVPIFSGILSSFWGLGIAAWLGFNLDPLVLVIPIFLTARALSHSVQSMDRYHEEYYRLKDKDQAIVVSYSHLFAPAIASIVTDGIGLLIVAVAPIPLIQKVAIFASFWVVSIFISVVTLHPIILSYISPPPPLEEHVAKIKEPMGIWPGTAILALATVVAVVVHRQFGVNGILAFLGWAPVFAWYWLAFSERIYRVFTQLVIDASEGYRRYVVIAATVAMYLLLPIWGWTLKVGDMTPGAALLFADHPYNVAHHVLNEKFLGGSQLIVIADSMRPDGVKDNASLTVMEELADHMLQAPGASGSITIVDIVKQLLRLQHEGDPKWGLVPVSPKEIAQIIYQFQQNATVTSLSLFMDASGRYGSIITLFREYSHETIMKSIAWAKAFADKYTGDDVQFRFAGGLFGILAAVNEEVDGSYWVSLGLIFFIVYVCLYLTYGSWYISLILLIPVVLSQLAAEALMVWMHIDLNVNSLPIAAAGAGVGVDYGIYHFSRMVDTFDEIGKLDEAVDYATATTGKAIIFTASTMIAGTAFWWFSDLKFQAEMGMLLALLMGFNTFGGLVVVPSFIKVLKPGFFAKRLARRAVLLQEQAAAAS
- a CDS encoding YCF48-related protein, with the translated sequence MTVHDADGFWFDDLTGIQKGFSGFRMRNLGTAMRAGTAHRLRVALGTVVVLMAGLVWHADAALREWTSEQLRQNLYATCFVDDKEGWAVGDLGRIFHTRDAAQTWTLQSAGTTKPFVAIACPDRSQLFIAGQAGEIATSTDGGNTWAMQNSGTTRQLLDMSFANAQRGVAVGDFGTIVRTDDGGKTWTTVALPTDTKLPEDVAELVRPGDVVVYGVSFPDPDHVWLVGEFGVILNSTDGGQTFHPQTSPTESSLFGVHFVDAQRGWAVGLEGTLIATTDGGMTWAKQKLDAPYGFSLALYDVDVRGQYGWALGNSGLLYGSRDGGTTWQLMDMAPKYRSGWFRGISLLGDGRGYIVGARGLVVTLDRESFTALKKTY
- a CDS encoding DUF2845 domain-containing protein yields the protein MRDRALIMGICGLLATIAISADGQIMCPMGAIEVGDTQDQVLAMCGPPTLVQEWDQTRVAEADLPDGTFVEPLIVVPQPEWVYDYGPTRFVFFVRFENGVVSGLQTGNVPPPPALERDIPDA
- a CDS encoding 3-hydroxyacyl-CoA dehydrogenase NAD-binding domain-containing protein; the protein is MSQFTHEVRNRIAWVTFDSGAMNTLSVQAITDLKASIAELTAIHAKTPLAGVILKGNKFGLGAGANIGELMGSSRAQLEQLIDEGNVQLFAIEEGPFPWVVLLDGIALGGIYELALACHAIVATEKSTVGFPEIRLNIFPGLGGTQRLPRRTGLLNPTDPVNGDAAFTAILTGKNFPAQQAAAINMIDAVIPAGEDPEAFAARFLTDTLPTRQRPVPADLAQGEALKPMVLPMIQKATMNRPNPRAPYVALDVIARGATLPLRDAIKLERDNFIEVASSSEGKAGMRFFFTMQKVQKLPKSFQGKAGEIKKVGIDGIDGFMGNAIGWLALEAGYAVVGHVPLEQFASAVPAKLKAKYGRALKKGSMTEAQVDVRVAGVTVATAIKELADCDLVIEARMENREIKAEFYRALGKVMKPTALVASNSSSMGPGMLAAYFKEGGGNPANFLNLHFFSPAEHPTMQLVEIVRGAATTDDAVATAHTFVRKINKTPVLLRDGSPGFLVNAGLAAYFDAADTLYCEGTPIDVVDAAMRETVFPMGPFELGDAAGLDIAAGMFDTIAAETPPVREPLVWKLRAAKRFGQKTSAGFYDYTDGKKRGEWAGLAELVPNRGSRVAGREEIVERCTRALYNKAKELLERGIVDSAEEADLAFVLGIGFAMFLGGPLFYGQQRGW